The bacterium genomic sequence CGGTCGGCCCCTACATTCGGCAACCACAGGAACGGGCGACCGTGGACTCATCGCCCCTACGCCAAATCGTTGTCGTGTGTAAATGTAGGGCGGGGATTTTAATCCCCGCCGTTTTCGCCCCTCTCCCTAGCCCTCCCCCCAGAGGGGGGAGGGGGATAGCCGGCCTACATCAGCTCCAAAAAACTCGCCAGGCGGTCGAAGATGCCGTCCGCGTTCAGGCCGTACTTGGCCAGAAGGTCCAGCGCCTCCCCCGACTCGGCGAACTCGTCGTCCACGCCGATGAAGAGCATGGGCGTGGGGCGGTGCCGCGCCAGGACCTCGGCCACCGCGCCGCCCAGCCCCCCGAGGACGTTGTGCTCCTCCACCGTCGCCACCTTCCCGCAACGCTCCGCCAGCTCAACCACCGTCTCCTGGTCCAGCGGCTTGAGGGTGGAGACGTTGACGACGGCGACCTCGGCCCCGAGCTCGGCCAGCCTCTCGGCGGCCACCAGGGACTCGTACACCATGTGCCCGGTGGCGAGGACGGCCAGGTCCGAGCCCTCGCGGTAGACGCGGATCTTCCCGACCTCGAAGGGGGTGCGGTCGGTGGTCACCACGGGTAACGGCACCCGGCCCATGCGGATGTAGACCGGCCCTGGGTGGTCCACGGTGGCGCGCATGATGGGCCCCACCTGCGCCGCGTCCGCCGCCGAGACCAGCGTCATGTTCGGCAGGCTCCGCAGGAGCGCGATGTCGGAGATGGCGAAGTGGGTCGGCCCGTCGGGCCCCACGGAGATGCCGCCGTAGGGACCGCCGAAGCGCACCGGCAGGTTCGGGTAGCACACGCTCACCCGGATCTGGTCCCAGGCCCGC encodes the following:
- a CDS encoding transketolase C-terminal domain-containing protein; protein product: MALVKAMHLAPLEEASKAENWQACKKVYGEALLELARTRPEVVCLDADLANSTEGKLIRDAEDKKISRRFFDVGISEQDLVGTGAGLALSGKIPYVNSFGVFLSGRAWDQIRVSVCYPNLPVRFGGPYGGISVGPDGPTHFAISDIALLRSLPNMTLVSAADAAQVGPIMRATVDHPGPVYIRMGRVPLPVVTTDRTPFEVGKIRVYREGSDLAVLATGHMVYESLVAAERLAELGAEVAVVNVSTLKPLDQETVVELAERCGKVATVEEHNVLGGLGGAVAEVLARHRPTPMLFIGVDDEFAESGEALDLLAKYGLNADGIFDRLASFLELM